In one window of Bizionia sp. M204 DNA:
- the rpsN gene encoding 30S ribosomal protein S14, which translates to MAKESMKAREVKRAKTVAKYAEKRKALKEAGDYEALQRLPKNASPVRQHNRCKLTGRPKGYMRTFGISRVMFREMANQGLIPGVRKASW; encoded by the coding sequence ATGGCTAAAGAATCAATGAAAGCCCGTGAGGTAAAGAGAGCAAAAACAGTAGCTAAATATGCTGAAAAGCGCAAAGCTTTAAAAGAAGCTGGCGATTATGAAGCACTACAAAGGTTACCAAAAAATGCCTCGCCTGTGCGTCAACATAACCGTTGTAAGCTTACAGGAAGACCTAAAGGTTATATGAGAACATTTGGTATTTCTCGTGTAATGTTTAGAGAAATGGCTAACCAAGGTTTAATACCTGGTGTTAGAAAAGCAAGTTGGTAA
- the rpsH gene encoding 30S ribosomal protein S8: MTTDPIADYLTRIRNAVSANHRVVEIPASNLKKEITKILFDQGYILSYKFEDSAVQGTIKIALKYNKETKEPVIKKIQRISKPGLRKYASSKELPRILNGLGIAIVSTSHGVMTGKQAQRDNVGGEVLCYVY; encoded by the coding sequence ATGACTACAGATCCAATCGCGGATTATTTGACACGAATTAGAAATGCTGTGAGTGCAAACCACAGAGTAGTAGAAATACCTGCTTCTAATTTAAAGAAAGAAATCACTAAAATATTATTCGATCAAGGATATATTTTAAGTTACAAGTTTGAAGATTCAGCTGTACAAGGAACTATTAAAATAGCCCTTAAATACAACAAGGAAACTAAAGAACCTGTAATTAAGAAGATTCAAAGAATAAGTAAACCAGGTTTACGTAAGTACGCAAGTTCAAAAGAGCTTCCTAGAATTCTTAATGGTCTTGGTATTGCCATTGTTTCTACATCACATGGTGTAATGACAGGCAAACAAGCACAAAGGGATAATGTAGGAGGTGAAGTACTTTGTTACGTTTACTAA
- the rplF gene encoding 50S ribosomal protein L6, which translates to MSRIGNNPVVIPAGVTVEINNNVVTVKGKLGELSQEFSDVTIKVEEGNVIVERSSDKKNEKAKHGLYRSLINNMVEGVSNGWTKNLELVGVGYRASNQGQKLDLALGFSHNIVLDIAPEVSVETISDKGKNPIIKLTSHDKQLVGQVAAKIRGFRPPEPYKGKGVKFVGEELRRKAGKSA; encoded by the coding sequence ATGTCAAGAATAGGTAATAACCCAGTAGTAATTCCAGCAGGAGTTACAGTTGAAATCAACAATAACGTGGTTACAGTTAAAGGAAAATTAGGTGAATTATCACAAGAATTTTCTGATGTAACAATTAAAGTTGAAGAAGGAAATGTTATAGTTGAGCGTTCTTCTGATAAGAAAAACGAAAAAGCAAAACATGGTCTTTATAGATCACTTATCAATAATATGGTTGAAGGTGTATCTAATGGATGGACAAAAAATTTAGAGTTAGTAGGTGTTGGATATAGAGCAAGTAATCAAGGTCAGAAACTTGATTTAGCTTTAGGTTTTTCTCATAACATAGTATTAGACATTGCTCCAGAAGTAAGTGTTGAAACTATTTCAGATAAAGGTAAAAATCCAATCATTAAATTAACTTCTCATGATAAACAACTTGTTGGTCAAGTAGCTGCTAAAATTCGCGGCTTTAGACCACCTGAGCCTTATAAAGGAAAAGGTGTGAAGTTTGTTGGCGAAGAATTAAGAAGAAAAGCAGGTAAATCAGCTTAA
- the rplR gene encoding 50S ribosomal protein L18 yields the protein MALTKNERRLRIKSRVRKVVSGTEARPRLSVFRSNKEIYAQVVDDVTGKTISAASSRDKDISSAKGTKAEVATLVGKSVAEKALKAGVDTISFDRGGYLYHGRVKSLAEGAREAGLKF from the coding sequence ATGGCATTAACAAAGAACGAAAGACGATTAAGAATAAAAAGCAGAGTTCGTAAGGTAGTTTCTGGTACAGAAGCTAGACCAAGATTATCTGTTTTCAGAAGCAATAAAGAAATTTATGCACAAGTTGTAGATGACGTGACTGGTAAAACTATCAGTGCAGCATCTTCAAGAGATAAGGACATTAGTTCTGCAAAAGGTACAAAAGCAGAGGTTGCTACATTAGTAGGAAAATCTGTTGCTGAAAAAGCCCTTAAAGCGGGTGTAGATACTATTTCTTTTGATAGAGGTGGATATTTATATCATGGAAGAGTAAAATCATTAGCAGAAGGTGCTAGAGAAGCAGGACTTAAATTTTAA
- the rpsE gene encoding 30S ribosomal protein S5, translating to MYQKYKSAELVKPSGLDLKDRLVGVQRVTKVTKGGRAFGFSAIVVVGNEAGVVGQGLGKSKDVASAIAKAIEDAKKNLVRIPIVKGTLPHEQKGKYGGARVNIIPAAPGTGVIAGGAVRTVLEAVGVHDVLSKSQGSSNPHNVVKATFDALLQLRDAKTIARDRGISLEKVFKG from the coding sequence ATGTATCAAAAATACAAAAGCGCAGAGCTAGTAAAACCAAGTGGATTAGATCTTAAAGATCGTTTAGTTGGAGTACAGAGAGTTACAAAAGTAACTAAAGGTGGTAGAGCATTCGGATTTTCAGCAATTGTTGTTGTTGGAAATGAAGCAGGTGTCGTTGGTCAAGGATTAGGTAAATCTAAAGATGTGGCTAGTGCAATTGCAAAAGCAATTGAAGATGCTAAGAAAAATTTAGTGCGTATTCCTATTGTAAAAGGAACGTTACCACACGAACAAAAAGGTAAATATGGTGGAGCAAGAGTAAACATTATTCCTGCGGCTCCTGGTACAGGAGTTATTGCTGGTGGAGCTGTGAGAACAGTTTTGGAAGCAGTAGGAGTTCATGATGTATTATCAAAATCTCAAGGTTCATCTAACCCACATAACGTTGTAAAAGCAACTTTTGATGCATTATTGCAATTAAGAGACGCTAAAACAATTGCTCGTGATAGAGGTATTTCTCTTGAAAAAGTATTTAAAGGATAA
- the rpmD gene encoding 50S ribosomal protein L30 codes for MAKIKVTKVKSAINRTLRQKRTLEALGLKKIGQVVEHEASPNILGMVAKVSHLVSVEETK; via the coding sequence ATGGCAAAGATAAAAGTAACAAAAGTTAAAAGCGCAATCAATCGTACATTAAGACAAAAAAGAACTTTAGAAGCTCTTGGTCTTAAAAAAATTGGTCAAGTTGTAGAGCACGAAGCCTCACCAAATATCCTTGGTATGGTAGCTAAAGTTTCACATTTAGTTTCTGTTGAAGAAACAAAATAA
- the rplO gene encoding 50S ribosomal protein L15: MDLSNLKPAEGSVKSQGKRIGRGQGSGKGGTATRGHKGAKSRSGYSKKIGFEGGQMPLQRRVPKFGFTNINRIEHQGVNLDTLQQLVDDKKIKDTVDFETLMTLGLINKNDLVKIMGRGELKAKLKVSAHKFTASAKAAIEAAGGEVVTL; this comes from the coding sequence ATGGATTTAAGTAATTTAAAACCTGCAGAAGGTTCAGTTAAAAGTCAAGGTAAAAGAATAGGTAGAGGACAAGGTTCTGGAAAAGGTGGTACGGCAACTCGTGGTCACAAAGGAGCAAAATCTCGTTCTGGTTATTCTAAGAAAATAGGTTTTGAAGGTGGTCAAATGCCACTTCAAAGACGTGTTCCTAAGTTTGGCTTTACGAATATCAATCGCATAGAGCATCAAGGTGTAAACCTAGATACGCTTCAACAATTGGTTGACGATAAGAAAATTAAAGATACAGTAGATTTTGAAACTCTAATGACTCTTGGTCTAATTAACAAGAATGATCTTGTTAAGATTATGGGACGTGGAGAATTAAAAGCAAAATTAAAAGTATCTGCACATAAGTTTACCGCTTCAGCAAAAGCTGCTATAGAAGCTGCAGGAGGTGAAGTAGTAACTTTATAA